The sequence TCCATCTTGTCAACTGAAATATCACGGCTGTATTCATTGCGTTCAGATCGCAAGCATCTTACTCTGCTTAAGGAAAATGGAgaggtttgttttaaaaactgtatctATAAAATTAAACAGGATACTGTACTGTTAGTGGtggcaaaaagcaaaatgtttgctGTTAATATCCTTAATAAGGTGAGTACTTTGGTGGCTTGACTGGTTAAAATCTTAATGTGCGTTTTCTATATCCATGAAGTTCCAAAACTTGATATGTGAGCTAAAGAGCATTGGATAATTAATTGGTCTGTTtcaaaattgtcatgggtaaagAATAATGCATGTTTGTTTCTCAGCCACTTCTTGTTTAAGAACAAAAGGTCCCCTGTCACTTGGCATGTATGAAACAATAAAGTTGTTTGtagaacaacaaaaacaactggaaaaatgcagttaacacccttttttgtttgttttcccattcAGATTGTCCCACACGTGGTTGGTTTGGTTCATTCCTTCAAAAGAGATGGCTTACCTTCCAGTACTGCCTTTCTGATGCAGTTGACTGAGTTGATACATTGCATGATGTATCATTATTCAGGATTTCCAGAGCTCTATGAACCCATTCTGGAAGCTGTTAAGGTATATTAGGAATATTAAGCGGGTGGAAAGTTTTTGTTTCGTTGCTTTCAATATGAAAGCTATAACCCCATAGATCTAAAATCTTTAGAACTTCTGCTAGGAGAAAGGAGGTAGCCACATAATTTAATGTCAACTCTTAACTGCATTTGGAATACGCTAGAGAAATTGTCCTCAGTGTCCATGATAAAATGACAGCAGGCTTTAAGAAAAGCTTGAAGTTAGATCCTttgttaaaagtaaaatgtgaTTTCTTAAGTCTCACATACCTATTAATATGCTTTTGTGAGGTTTATTCAAGGCATTTCGTTTCAGCCCAAGCTAGAAACTAACTCTTCAAATAAAAGTTCAGAGCACTAATAGTATTGAAGAGCAGTAGGTTCTGAGGAGTACTTGGCATGGTGTTAATCTTCGGCTAGCTCCAGAAGACCATTGTTAAGCATAACATCTTAATACTGCGGTCAGTATTGCATGCCTGTGTGGGTAAAGGGTGCTGGCCTGTgatgtttcaaagcaaaatttagCTTTCTGTAGATAAATACTTAAGTGCATaatgcacttaaaaataaattttaaaaaagccaacacCCTAAACCAAAAAAGCGTTGAAAAcgtgaaacaaaaccaaagaaaaaccacaaaaagtcACTGGGTATTACTGCCTAATTTTATAGCAGTGTTAAATGTTTTGATGCTTTAAAAGCCCTTGTCAGCTTAATTCCAAGTATTCTGGAGTTTATTCTTCCATTCTTACATTTTGATTTGACAGAGCAGTTACGTATTTCTAGCAGAATAGAGGATGCGTTAGGGTTCTATTAAAGCTTGAAATATGAAAGGTAGTTTTTCGTGGCAGAAAGGATTCTGTGAATGTGCAGGTCAAAAGTGACCACTAGCCCCTTATTCTTGCTATTTAAGAACTGAATAAAGAAAGCTTTGAAGaagggggatggggtggggtgtgtggtgtgtaTCTTCTAGGCTATCAAGGCTAGCAAGACCCTGAAGGAGAATATGGGAACGAGCGAAGATGTAAGAATGTTGAATGGAAGGACCTACTACAGAAACCTATTAAGTGTGTTAAATGTTTCTCTCTTAGGATATGCCCAAACCCACTGAAGAGAAGATTAAGTTAATTCTCAGCCAGAGTGCTTGGACTTCTCAATCCAGTTCTTTGCCATCTTGTTTATCTAGACTTTCTGGAAAATCTGAAACTGGGAAGACAGGCCTAATTAATCTAGGAAACACTTGCTACATGAACAGTGTTATTCAGGCACTTTTTATGGCTACGGAGTAAGTCCATTTCAACAGCTCTTTTCATtgcaaataaacaaatgcaACTATTGTTGCATTCTTGTTTTTCACAGATTATTGACGTGTCCTGGGGTGTCTCAGTTTACTAGAGCTGGGTGGGTTTCTTTGCACTTGGTTACTGGTTGCTTCGTTGAAAGTCCAGCTCTGTGAAACTGCAATTTTAGTCATTAAAAATCCTGATCCTTCTGTCTAGTCTCAAAAGATAAGTCCCTTTTTCCTCAGTCCTTGATCCCTTTGGTATTGTAAGAGTTTATGGTAGTACTTTTGTTATAATCTGGAAgctattaaaattttttttgacTGTCTCTAGCCCattcttaaacatttaaatgtttaaacaaaTGGGCTTTTTGCAGTGTTAGTTCCTACTGTACAATAGTTTGGCATCTGCGCTCGAGCAGAATCCAGGTATTGAAGGGAAGTGTTacatgctttgctttctttcaaattgaAGAATTTTCTGAGCTGAAATGGTAACTGTATTGTTGTTAGACATCTAGCAAGGAAATTAATgtaatctatttatttttttttcagtttcagaagaCATGTTTTGTCTCTGAATCTAAATGGGTGTAATTCACTAATGAGAAAATTACAGCATCTTTTTGCGTTTTTGGCCCATACCCAGGTATGTCAGTTCAtttcatctgttctttttttaagcctGGATCTATATAACAAAATTTAGGAACAAACATGATGTCATGGGAGTCCTCTGgagtatattaaaaatgtaagtgtGATAGATTTGTAGGGGAATGAGTCTGCCTCCAAATGTTCACATGGTGTGAATGGACTTAAAGAAATGTATATTTCATAAGTGGAACATCTTGGCATTGTGTTGTTTCTATAAATGGACAGTaacatgttttctttgagaagccaaaatgaaaaaatctaaGAATTTACTTGGTATACAAGCTGACTTAACATAACTTTCTGCGATAAACTGTGgttttctgcagtgatttttgCACTAAATTTTATTGTAAGTCAAATTCTGATCATTATTGTTCACAATATTTTGTTAGTGGTAGAAAGCCATAAGACACTTCTGTTCTctttgataaataaaaataaacttgtgaAGGGGATGAGGCTGAATCACCTTCAACAATAAACTGGTACTTAGGAAACACTggtgtttttctgaagaaagaaagctttttttaagcTTGCCAGCAAGATCAGTAACTGGTATTACACAGCTGGTTGACACTCACTACACATTTTGTATTTGCCTGCAGGATCTGCTACTTTTATCTTTGTACTAGAGGTGATTACTACAAAATTATTGTCTCGTCCTATGATTAATTGTTCTAAAAGTTTGTGTACCATGTGTTTCATAGAATTCCTCTAGGATAATGTAGTCCAAAGTTCAGTGGTCAATATCACAGTAATATAAACAGTTTTTTAAGTAGTTCTTGTCTGTCCCTCTCCTACACAGAGGGAGGCGTATGCTCCTAGAATTTTCTTTGAGGCTTCCAGACCACCGTGGTTCACTCCTCGATCCCAGCAGGATTGCTCAGAATATCTCAGATTCCTACTAGACAGGTACAGTTATTGTGCCGTTAATGGGAATGAATCTACCCTTATCACAATATTGAACTGTTAGGAGTGGCCATCTAACAGTTCCACTGCATGCGTGAGGGCCAGGAATTTTGGGCCTCATTCCTGGCTGTCTCTGGTTTTCTGTATCGTCTATGAAACACTCTGCATCATGGATTTAATCTGTGGTAAATCTGGGTACCATCTTGTATGCATGTTATTTAAAGCAGGTTATAGTGATGTTAGTGTTCCATTTTTACAAATCTAAACTTGGGTGTTAGTCGTGGTCCCATTGTAAAATCCACGTGGTTGCTGAAAGCAGTTTAGTCGTGCATCTGGGATTTCATGTTGGTGGAGACAGCTATATTTCATACAGGTCAGAAGTCATGGAGAGGTGTACATGCACTTATAACCAGTTTAATAAACGAGCAAATTAACTGTGGAACAGATAAATACCTATGTTTATTAGTAGCCCTCTTATTTTGGCTTGATGAGATGTGGCTTAAGCAGTATTGCTTTATGACACATTTCATTTCGGGAGAAGATTAGCTCAATAGTGAAGtactgttggggtttttctgttgttgtggtgttttttttctcccctgtcttgggtttcttttttggtttgttttttcttgtagtttCTTAACTTTCTTGGCTAAAAAATCCTGaccttttctttggaaatagTCTGGCACTAGATAAATAGCTACTTGTTCTCTTAAGAAAGTCTGACATACAGAACCAGTCAACTGGTAAACTGATTTATTAAGATAATGTAATggtaaataacaaaaatgttgtttgttttttttttaaaatactttccagtTCTCTCAGTATATCCATTGTGTTCTGTTACATATAATGAAACCCAcattaaatgcatttgtgtttttctcatACTCTGTTTTGGATAGTACTGATCTGTTGTATGGTTCAGCTTgcttacatttaaaaagctatttgttattttttatataagaCACTTCTAGCTGCTTAACCATATTTTACTATATGTGTActatatataaaacataataTTTAACCGTATTAACTATATTTTTTTGGCATAACTGgagaaaaaagtctgaaatagTGCAGCGATATTTGGAAAATAGCACAGCtacttggatttatttttctttgtcttcaggCTGCATGAAGAAGAGAGAACCTTGAAAGCCTTGTCTTCAGCAAAGACTTCTGAAAGTTTAATGAATGAAGAGTCCCAGACACAAGAAGCTGTCCATAAAGCACAGGTATTTGCTGAAGCACTTTGTATGGGAAGTGAGGAAAGAACTCTGATAGAGAAGATGTTTGGAGGAAAATTGAAGACTACTATATGCTGTTTGAACTGCAAAAGTATGTCTCAAAAGGAAGAAGCTTTCACAGATCTCTCTCTGGCTTTCTGTCCTCCAACATCGTTGGATAACGTTGGCCCAAAATGTATGGAACATTCTGAAGTGGAAGACGACTATATGGTGCAAACTAATACTTTAGCAACTAGTCCTGCTGGAGAAACACCCCTCAATAATTCGGAAGTAAATGGTGGATGTGACACAATAATAAATGAAGGAACCATGAAAGATTTTTCTACTGAGCCAAACTCTGAGAATACGACAAATTCTGAACTCAACAAAGTTCAAGATAATAGGGATATGTCTCAGACACTAGTAGGTAAAAACACCTTGTCAGTTACAGacttactgaattattttctggcACCTGAGATCCTCAGTGGAGACAATAAGTATTATTGTGAAAAGTGTGCCTCTCTACAGAATGCTGAGAAAACTATGCAAATCATTGAGGAACCTGAATACCTCATTCTCACTCTTTTGAGATTTTCATATGATCCAAAGTGTCATATAAGGCGCAAAATCTTGGACAATGTGTCTCTACCACTTGTTTTAGAACTGCCAGTCAAAAGAGCAACATCCGCTTTAGCTGTAGTTTCTGGAGGTTGGTCTGTTGGTGTTGAGATTTCTGATATTGGAGAAAATCTTGCTAAAAAACTGAAGCCCTCAGGTGCTGATGAAGTGACCTGCCCACAACTGGTGCCCTACACGTTAAGCTCTGTGGTGGTGCATTCTGGTGTATCCTCTGAAAGTGGACATTATTACTCATATGCTAGAAATGTTACTGGGTCAGGGCCTTCAGGACTCTGCCACCAGTCTACAGCTCTTTCTTTAGTCTCTCCTCAGGATAAGTTGTTGACAGAGGAGAGTCCTTGTACTGTTGTAGAAAATGAGCTGGATGCTGAGATGCCAAAAGAATGGTTTCTGTTCAATGACAGCAGAGTGACATTTACCTCATTTCAGTCAGTCCAGAAAATTACCAGTAGATTTCCAAAGGACACTGCTTATgttctgttttacaaaaaacaaaatagcacCTGTGGCTTCAACACCAATTCAGCAAATGGACTCTGGGTGAATGGAGACCCTCCCCTACAAAAAGACCTCATGGATGCAATTACGAAAGATAACAAACTGTACTTGCAGGTAAGATGGAAATTGTATATGAAGAGTGATCTTCTTAAAACTCACAAGAGGCAgtctaaaagaaagaaaaagttagcTTTTAAATATTCCGGTATATTATCCTTATAAATCACCAATCTTGCTTCCATATTGATACTGCTGGACAGGTTTCATAGTAAGATTGTCACCATTAGATGGAAAGCATCAAGGAAAATGGCTTAAACTCAttgcagtttaattttttttttttttagaagacatGCTTGCATAAGTTGTTTAACCACTAGTAATTCTTTGCAGGAAAGTTTTTTCAACAGTTGTAATTTTCATTGCCTTTAATAAATCACAAGAGTAGCTAAAGTATACTTAAAAACTTGTTAGCAGTGTTCTTACTAGCACATTTTCATTTGGAGTGCAGTTTTATTTATACAACTGTGCTTACCCAAATGCTAGTACCACTGAAATGGAGACCAGATGTTAGTGACTAGATTCCACTTTCCTCTTACTGCCTTTTCTGCCACCTTCTGTGGGACCAGCACTGCCAGTTGCACTTCCTCTGTGCTCCAACAACCTCACCTAGCTGTAGTAGCGTCTTCAATTGCTGTTACAAAAAAGCCACTGTTCTCCATGTTTCAGTATGTTTAGCTTTGAGCATTGCTGCTATGTTTGGATGGTGTAACAGTAGAAATGTGTTTTACTCTGTGCTCTTTGATGTGTTAAACTGTTCCTGAAAGAGTCCTAGGCAGACTTAAATTAGAAAAACTAGGTAAATTCAGTTAGAAAAGGTCAGCTAAATCTCACTGTGGAAAATCTGTTGTAATAGGTGCAGGTATTCTACAAACATAAACAAGAGAACTGAGAGTTTAAATTGCAACTCTGCAGCTATTTTCTGACTGTGTGGTTAAAACATGTGTCCTAACTATCTCTGTTGATACGCCATCTCTTCTCTTGATTTGACAGAGTAGATTCTTTAGCAACAGTCTCGTATGATAGAATCATAACTTTTACACatcccttccaatccaaattatctagtccaaacccctacagtaagcagggacatcttcaactagatcagaCTGCTCAAAGGCCTGtgcagcctgaccttgaatatttccagggatggagtatctaccacctctctgggcaacctgttctgctgtttctccaccctcattgtaaaaaattttttccttacatctagtctaaatctactctcttttagtttaaaactgcTACCCCTTGCCCTATCGCAACAGGCActgctaaaaagtttgtccccatcttcctTATAAAAGTACTAGAAGGCCGCAATGaagtctccccagagccttctcttctccaggctgaacaaccccaactctcagcttttccttagAGGAGAGGTTTTCCATtcctctgattatttttgtggccctcctctgcaCCTGCTCTAACAGGTCCTTGTCTTTCCGGAACTGGACACAGGACTCTAGGTGAGGTCTGACCAGAGTGGAGGGCAGAGTCAGGTCcattgacctgctggccatgcttcttttggtgcagcccaggatacggttggctttctgggctgtgagcacactGCAGGCTCATGtgcagcttttcatccaccaataCCCTCAAATCCTTTTCTGCAGGGTTGCTCTCAaccccttca comes from Falco naumanni isolate bFalNau1 chromosome 1, bFalNau1.pat, whole genome shotgun sequence and encodes:
- the USP38 gene encoding ubiquitin carboxyl-terminal hydrolase 38, with the protein product MDKILEGLVSSSHPLPLKRVIVRRVVESAETPLSQAQCRAMFALSTRLVLQGPDPFQRQVGRQVLEAYGRYHRDEFEAFFNRGLVLGLLQRGYGELSNRDPAILDYIQAGLRLIMSCPSVLELFELLQVEALRLVCERPAPPLCARLCQLLSDFPQCLPRGRKLSLAFCQQLVRSIAHFQSQGSREAELRLYVSQVTQVSGLLRSVWKAEPDTLLPSLQELFAVISAADSSFEPSVALASLVQHIPLQMITVLIRSLTTDPNVKDASMTQALCRMIDWLSWPLAQHVETWVIALLKGLAAVQKFTILIDVTLLKIELVFNRLWFPLVRPGALAVLSHMLLSFQHSPEAFHLIVPHVVGLVHSFKRDGLPSSTAFLMQLTELIHCMMYHYSGFPELYEPILEAVKDMPKPTEEKIKLILSQSAWTSQSSSLPSCLSRLSGKSETGKTGLINLGNTCYMNSVIQALFMATDFRRHVLSLNLNGCNSLMRKLQHLFAFLAHTQREAYAPRIFFEASRPPWFTPRSQQDCSEYLRFLLDRLHEEERTLKALSSAKTSESLMNEESQTQEAVHKAQVFAEALCMGSEERTLIEKMFGGKLKTTICCLNCKSMSQKEEAFTDLSLAFCPPTSLDNVGPKCMEHSEVEDDYMVQTNTLATSPAGETPLNNSEVNGGCDTIINEGTMKDFSTEPNSENTTNSELNKVQDNRDMSQTLVGKNTLSVTDLLNYFLAPEILSGDNKYYCEKCASLQNAEKTMQIIEEPEYLILTLLRFSYDPKCHIRRKILDNVSLPLVLELPVKRATSALAVVSGGWSVGVEISDIGENLAKKLKPSGADEVTCPQLVPYTLSSVVVHSGVSSESGHYYSYARNVTGSGPSGLCHQSTALSLVSPQDKLLTEESPCTVVENELDAEMPKEWFLFNDSRVTFTSFQSVQKITSRFPKDTAYVLFYKKQNSTCGFNTNSANGLWVNGDPPLQKDLMDAITKDNKLYLQEQELSARTQALQAASASCSFRPNGFDDNDPPGSCGPTGGGGGGGFSTVGRLVF